The window TAAATTCCGGGTCATGAAAGTGGTAGAGATCTGCTTTAATATCCAAAGCCTTTTTTAAGACTTTTATAGTATTTAGTGTTAGGCGTATTTCTCTTCTTTCTATATTAGAATGCACACCTACAATATGAACATTGTTAATCTTTTCATCTGGCGCATTAGGCGCAATAAAGAAAGTTTCATATTCATTTGAAAGATAGGTACACTCTTTTAGAAATATTCTTGTGTCATTATACTGGTGAGACGATGTTATATGACAAATTCTCATTCAATTGCCTCCGAGGTTTTACTATTTTAATCTGACAAATTTAATCAAGGCTATTCCAAAATACACTAACAGTATGATTGAAATACCTAAAAACCAGCTGATAATCGCTCTTTTTACAGGACTATTTGAAGACTCAGTGATAGATACTGGATTACTTAGTGTAGCTTCTTCCCAATTCAGAAGTTTCAATTCTAAGTCATAAATAAACTGATACACATTGTATTGATCTTCAGCTGTGGTAGGACTTGCCTTGAGTCGCTGTACCGTATCCTCTGTTAGTTCCTTTATTTTTACGGACTCGTTTTCGCTTTCAAGTATATATTGCTGACTAATTTTCTCCAAAATGAGCCTTACTGTTTCAGAATCATTACCTGGATACTTAATTACAAGTTCTCTCTCTCCAACATTTGTAAATGCTAGCTGATCATTAACTTGTTGTACATCAATTCCTTCACCTTTAAATGCCTCTTCCAAGAATTCATGATTTTTAATCCTTTTCTGAGCGAACACAAATTGTGAATACTTGTTTTCTTTAATATTTACTAAGTTTAAAACAGCATTACCATTGTAGTGGATTGGTTTTTGACTTTCTTGTATAAAAGTAATCACACCAAAACTTAATGGTAAGAACATTATAATAATCAATGAAATTATAATCTTTTTTTTCATAAGTTTAACCTCTTTTATAGTAAGTCTCTGTAAAGATTCAGAAGAACTTGTTCTTGTATTTCCCAGTTATACTTCTTTGCGGCAGCTAATGAGTTTTTCTTATAAGCATTGAGATCTTCTTCTAACAAATTACTAATACTTTCTTTAAATCCTTCAGTTGAGATTTCAACTGCCACTCCACAATTGTTTTCCTCAACTATTCTTTTCATTTCAGGTAAATCACTAACAATCACCGGAAGCCCTGACATGATATATTCAAATACCTTATTCGGTAAACTGTAATAATAATTCAAACAGCTATTCTCTATTAAAGAAACTCCAATATCTGCAGATACGGTATAATCTAATACTTCAGAAGGTGGTACTGCATCAAGAAAATGAATATTCTTATTAAGTTGTGCTTCATTTTTCACAAAATCTTTTAAATGTCCCATCCCCATAAATACTAAGACGACATCATCTCGTTCTTTTTGAAGTTCTTTCATAGCCTCAACAAGCTTCTCGATCCCTCTCCCAGTTGCTAGGGCTCCTTGGTATAAGAGAATTTTTTGATCTTCTCTGATTCCAAACAGTTCTCTGAATTTGTTAGTCTTAGAAACTTCATAATAGTTAGGGCAATTTAATACCAATTCCGGCTTTTTAATGGTATATCTTTTTTCATATTCCTTCGCAATACCTTCACTTACAGTTATCACTTTATCTACTTTAGTGATAAGAATGGTTTCAGTAATTGTCGCCAGTTTTTTTCTTAATGTTTTTCCCTGTAATTTTTGTGTCTCAGTTTGAAATTCATGAGCATCATAGACAATCTTCGTTTTACCATTAGTAAGTAATTTCATTGCAACTGAAATCGGGAGTGGCATTAAGTCGTTGCAATGAACAATATCAATTTTCCCTGTTAGCTTCTTTAGTATCTTATAACTAAGTTCAACATATTTAATAATCTGGCCTATTAAATTTTTAGGTAAATTTCTAGTCTTTAGTTTTATTCTATAAACCTTTATTCCATTAACTTCCTCGTATTCCTTTAGGTCTCCTTCATGCAAAGCAATAACAGTTACATCGTTGCCATCGTTTTGTAGCGTTACACATTCCTTTAACACCCTTGAATCATTTACAAAGTTATTTAATACAATTGAGGCAATTTTTTTCATCGTATACTTTCCTTCACTAAGATTTTTTTAAAATCTTTGTTTAACCCCTTAATATTATTAATTAACTGTCTTAGATTCATATTTAATAGTAATAGGATCGCAGTAAACATTGTAAGGACAATGATATCAATGTCAAATATAAATCTTCCAAAACCAGTTAACGCTAAATCTTTAAATTTTAAAATAAGAAATGTTACATAAGCAACCGTGATTGGATTAAAACTAAGTTTGAAGATAATAAATTGCAGTAAATACAATAAAACTCCTACAACAAGTGAAGTGATAACGATCCCTGCAAATCCAAAATTAGCATACATTTCTGCCCAGAATACAGTTGGTGCCGATCCAACAACGCCTTTTTCACTTAATGTTGGATGCATATAATTCATGACTTCAACAGTTATTCTGTATGGTTCATATGGAAAAATCCCACCAATATTGGGGAGAGACTTACCCAATAAGAAATCCTCGTAATTAGGAAACATTTCAATATAGAAGTAAGCTGGAGATATTTGACCAGTGAATGTTCTACTGAAAATGGTCATAAAGATATCTGAAAGTGGTCGATCGTCTAGTCCCATAAACTTTTTGTACATAATAATTAAGCTAATAGAAGCAATTCCGCCAATTAAAAGAATAGCCTTTATACCTATTACTTTCCGTTTAGAGATTAAATATACAATAACTAAGCCCATTACATACCAAATAAATGGAGCTTTAGCAGTAGACATTAAGGATGCAAAACTAGTTACCAAAAATGTCATCAGGAAAAAGGTCCAGTTTACTATTGTCTTTTCCTTAATAACTAAAGAAAAAGCATAATAGCTAATAAACGTTAAAACTGAGGAGTAGAAAAGTCTATACCAGTGGAGCCCCCCACTAAAGGCATTTGTCGCCATACTGCGGAATTTCGCAAGCTCTTCCGATGTAGCCCCTTTAAACTGTTCAATAAGGGGAATAGCTGGAATCTGTGAAATATAAGAAAATAGTACTCCTAGACTCAATATAAATAAAAAATACATACCTAATCTAGCTCTTCTATTCAAGACAACCTTAGAATCTTTGTAATTCCGAACAAGTTTAATGTTTAGAACATTGCTCATAAAGAAAAATACAGAAGTAACTATTAATATAGATAGACTTGAATAACCCCACAACATGAGAATCTTCTCTTGGTCATTTATACCAATTGCGTACCGATAGTCATTCCAGAAAAAAAATAAAGGCATAATACCAATGTAAGCAAATACAATATAACTCCAAATAAAAACACTAGGAATGGTTGGAATTAATAGATTTATATTACTTTTTATGGTTAGTATAAACAATATAAACAATATGAGGAAAAAACCAAAGATAAATAATAAAGATAGCATAAAACTCCTCCATAAATGGTTACAGTTTTAATATTTTTAAGAATTGACAAAAATATAACCGAATTCATATCCATTCCTATACTAATGCAAAAAACATTAATATTCATTAGTGAATTGTTACCTTTTTAAAAAGAATAGAAAAAATGCGATAACCTAAAACAACAATTATCGCATAATAATGTAAGTTGATATTTACTTATAATTTATAGTAACGTCCCTTAATATCCTCTAATGCATTTTTCATCGCATTTCTAGTATCAAAAATAACCTTTGCCTTCTGAGCGATGTCTGAATATACGAAATCACTGTGGTCAGTTGTGATTAATACGATATCTGCTTCAGCTAATAGGTCATCAGTAAGTTGATAAGTTTTTGCTTTTACAGAACAATGACGGAATTCTGTTACATATGGATCAACTGTCTTCCAATTTGCACCAGCTTTATCTAATTCCTTTAGAATTTCAAGAACTGGAGATTCACGTACATCATCTATATCCTTCTTATATGCAACACCTAGAATTAAGACATTTGAACCGTTAAGTGATTTTTTGTCTTCATTTAGGATTTTCATCATTCTTTCTACCACATATTCTGGCATTGCATTATTAATTTCTCCTGCTAACTCAATTAACCTAGTATGATAATTGAATTCTCTTGCT of the Bacillus mesophilus genome contains:
- a CDS encoding glycosyltransferase family 4 protein, producing MKKIASIVLNNFVNDSRVLKECVTLQNDGNDVTVIALHEGDLKEYEEVNGIKVYRIKLKTRNLPKNLIGQIIKYVELSYKILKKLTGKIDIVHCNDLMPLPISVAMKLLTNGKTKIVYDAHEFQTETQKLQGKTLRKKLATITETILITKVDKVITVSEGIAKEYEKRYTIKKPELVLNCPNYYEVSKTNKFRELFGIREDQKILLYQGALATGRGIEKLVEAMKELQKERDDVVLVFMGMGHLKDFVKNEAQLNKNIHFLDAVPPSEVLDYTVSADIGVSLIENSCLNYYYSLPNKVFEYIMSGLPVIVSDLPEMKRIVEENNCGVAVEISTEGFKESISNLLEEDLNAYKKNSLAAAKKYNWEIQEQVLLNLYRDLL
- a CDS encoding O-antigen polymerase, whose product is MLSLLFIFGFFLILFILFILTIKSNINLLIPTIPSVFIWSYIVFAYIGIMPLFFFWNDYRYAIGINDQEKILMLWGYSSLSILIVTSVFFFMSNVLNIKLVRNYKDSKVVLNRRARLGMYFLFILSLGVLFSYISQIPAIPLIEQFKGATSEELAKFRSMATNAFSGGLHWYRLFYSSVLTFISYYAFSLVIKEKTIVNWTFFLMTFLVTSFASLMSTAKAPFIWYVMGLVIVYLISKRKVIGIKAILLIGGIASISLIIMYKKFMGLDDRPLSDIFMTIFSRTFTGQISPAYFYIEMFPNYEDFLLGKSLPNIGGIFPYEPYRITVEVMNYMHPTLSEKGVVGSAPTVFWAEMYANFGFAGIVITSLVVGVLLYLLQFIIFKLSFNPITVAYVTFLILKFKDLALTGFGRFIFDIDIIVLTMFTAILLLLNMNLRQLINNIKGLNKDFKKILVKESIR